A DNA window from Trichosurus vulpecula isolate mTriVul1 chromosome 2, mTriVul1.pri, whole genome shotgun sequence contains the following coding sequences:
- the IFNLR1 gene encoding interferon lambda receptor 1, with protein MVKGSFWAPLLLCLLQPTPGRSKLARPQNVTMLSQNFRVYLTWRPGPNYPLNVTYVVKYQSFENERWRKVKHCMGIASQECDLTCLRNQGLHIKYKGRVRAVAHGTYSLWAESPTYLDYLFDVEPAPPNLTWIRTQKTVSINATYELPHCVGLLNLKYEVEFWKEGSPNKTRSQATLHGTEVKIPISPASTGCYCLSARTIYLLITPKYSKFSQPVCFLLGTPGTQVIMLAPVLLLLAIIILSCMYCLKNIYSQQAKRPQSLDFSSYKCPVKTLELNRQESFRDLYIFPKTSLRQGRRAYTESSNPGITQPSKMEDCETEKSEDREYEDTDDSGTFEPYLGIPPLKGLVTGMEDAETNSQSLESTGSLIRQLGYGFSPVMDTLDSGNVFDSFWGESGTTSCLIKDGICGDGLSLPSPMFLKKSKGVEEPSEDNLSSRASPVPLNPSSPGLIVPEEPLASLRTLIITMDRSEEEGDWFMEGEEEEEEEEEMDNVSEVEGLWSEYSKRPKVTDYQHIHYRLH; from the exons GGAGATCAAAGTTGGCCCGGCCACAGAACGTAACGATGCTTTCCCAAAACTTCAGGGTATACCTGACATGGCGTCCAGGACCCAACTATCCCCTGAATGTGACTTATGTGGTAAAGTATCAAAG CTTTGAAAATGAGCGCTGGAGGAAGGTCAAACATTGTATGGGGATTGCCTCACAGGAGTGTGATCTCACCTGCCTGAGGAATCAAGGTCTACACATCAAATATAAGGGGCGTGTTAGGGCAGTGGCCCATGGGACCTATTCCCTATGGGCAGAATCCCCCACCTACCTGGATTATCTCTTTGATG TGGAACCAGCCCCGCCCAATCTGACCTGGATACGGACCCAGAAGACTGTAAGCATCAATGCCACCTATGAGTTGCCCCACTGTGTCGGCTTGCTGAACCTGAAATACGAGGTGGAATTCTGGAAGGAGGGGAGCCCGAACAAG ACCCGGTCGCAGGCCACACTCCATGGGACAGAGGTGAAGATCCCTATCTCCCCAGCTTCTACTGGGTGCTACTGCCTGAGTGCACGGACTATCTATCTATTAATCACCCCCAAGTACAGCAAGTTCTCTCAACCAGTCTGTTTCCTGCTGGGGACCCCAG gaACCCAGGTGATAATGCTGGCCCCAGTGCTGCTTCTCCTAGCTATTATCATTCTGTCTTGTATGTACTGCCTGAAGAACATCTATTCCCAGCAGGCAAAGAGGCCTCAGAGCCTG GACTTTTCTTCATACAAATGCCCTGTGAAAACTTTGGAACTGAACAGGCAAGAGTCTTTCAGGGACTTGTACATCTTTCCTAAGACTAGTTTGAGGCAAGGAAGAAGAGCATACACAGAATCCAGTAACCCAGGCATCACACAACCATCAAAAATGGAGGACTGTGAGACTGAGAAGAGTGAAGATAGAGAATATGAGGATACAGATGACAGTGGAACCTTTGAACCTTATCTTGGAATTCCTCCCTTAAAGGGCCTGGTGACTGGAATGGAGGACGCAGAGACAAACTCACAGAGTTTGGAGTCTACAGGGTCCCTGATACGTCAACTGGGGTATGGTTTCTCCCCAGTTATGGACACTTTAGACAGTGGAAATGTGTTTGACTCTTTCTGGGGAGAATCAGGCACCACTAGCTGTTTGATCAAGGATGGCATCTGTGGGGATGGCCTATCTCTGCCATCACCCATGTTCTTGAAGAAGTCAAAAGGTGTAGAAGAGCCTTCAGAAGACAATTTGTCTTCCAGGGCCTCCCCAGTGCCCTTGAACCCCTCCTCACCTGGGCTGATCGTCCCTGAGGAACCCCTGGCTTCTCTGAGGACATTGATAATAACTATGGACAGGTCTGAGGAAGAAGGGGATTGGTTtatggaaggagaagaagaggaagaggaggaggaggaaatggacaaTGTCAGTGAGGTGGAGGGCCTTTGGAGTGAGTACTCCAAGAGGCCTAAGGTCACAGATTACCAGCACATACACTATAGGCTTCACTGA